Proteins encoded within one genomic window of Sphingomonas cannabina:
- the addB gene encoding double-strand break repair protein AddB, with amino-acid sequence MAEAAARRLNLYTIPPHRAFADALAAGLIRRFGGEPTGLARGIVLVPTNRSKRAITDAFVRASGSGLLLPRLVAIGDPEIDEAVGPLFDPADAEEPVPPAVAPMARRMILARLVQEADPAIDSAEAVRLAGDLARTLDQLLVEEVAPGRLREISLFEPLSAHWERALTTFAVVLDRWPGELARLGRIDLADRRGRLLDRVAKVWRERPPAGFVCAAGVTSAAPAIARVLRSVAGLAQGMVVLPGLDLAMDEEGWEALGPFPPDPVTGRRRQAEETHPQYHLKLLLERMGVRRGEFRTWQATSEVDAPPARSRAIATALAPAELTHRWIALKPGERNLGGVSALEVATPAEEAQAIALRLREALEMPGRTAALVTPDRALARRVAAHCARWNIAVDDSAGQPLSQTPPGTLLLAIAEAGAQRFAPVPLLALLKHPLVRSEERAAWLEGARAVDRALRGPRPAAGLDGLDRHLGEAGGLAASWWAEVRPLLDGIETAFGGGVQPLPGLLGCLREAATALAGDAAWARAEGRAAAELLAELEERAALGPPLVEPATLAALLRTLMDEVAVRPPQGGHPRLAIYGLLEARLQAADVMILGGLNEGVWPGRPAPDPWLAPRIRSELGLPGLEARIGLTAHDFAMGLGAPEVLLTRARRDAKSPTIASRFWLRLQALAGEGWVAADALARWARSLDDPGMFAPSPRPEPAPPAAIRPKRISVTEVDRLKADPFAFYARRMLRLMPLEPVDADATAAWRGTEVHAVLRVWAEEDDCAPEKLRPRAEAMLAGAHPLMRALWAPRLYEAVDWIASRIAAMAEEGRQVIAVERQGAIDIAGVELRGTFDRLDRMADGTLGIVDYKTGKAPSVAAVKAGFSLQLGLLGLIAEERGFEGIAGRAGCFEYWSLAKDRGAFGKISSPVDPTGARDKIRTDEFVEIARGHFVEAAGRWLTGEEPFTAKLRPEFAPFADYDQLMRRDEWYGRE; translated from the coding sequence ATGGCTGAGGCGGCTGCCCGGCGCCTCAACCTCTACACCATCCCGCCGCATCGTGCCTTCGCCGATGCCTTGGCGGCCGGGCTGATCCGGCGCTTCGGCGGCGAGCCGACCGGGCTCGCGCGCGGCATCGTGCTGGTGCCGACCAACCGGTCGAAGCGGGCGATCACCGATGCCTTCGTGCGCGCGAGCGGGAGCGGCCTCCTGTTGCCGCGGTTGGTCGCGATCGGCGATCCCGAAATCGACGAGGCGGTGGGGCCATTGTTCGATCCTGCCGATGCCGAGGAGCCGGTGCCGCCCGCGGTGGCGCCGATGGCGCGGCGGATGATCCTGGCGCGGCTGGTGCAGGAGGCCGATCCGGCGATCGACAGCGCCGAGGCGGTGCGGCTGGCGGGCGACCTTGCGCGCACGCTCGACCAGCTGCTGGTGGAAGAGGTGGCGCCCGGGCGGTTGCGCGAGATCAGCCTGTTCGAACCGCTCAGCGCGCATTGGGAGCGAGCGCTGACGACCTTTGCGGTGGTGCTCGACCGCTGGCCGGGGGAGCTGGCCCGGCTGGGGCGGATCGACCTCGCCGATCGGCGGGGGCGGCTGCTCGATCGGGTGGCGAAGGTGTGGCGGGAGCGGCCGCCGGCGGGGTTCGTGTGCGCGGCGGGCGTGACCTCGGCCGCGCCGGCGATCGCGCGCGTGCTGCGCAGCGTCGCGGGACTGGCGCAGGGTATGGTGGTGCTGCCGGGGCTCGACCTGGCGATGGACGAGGAGGGCTGGGAGGCGCTGGGGCCGTTCCCGCCCGATCCGGTCACCGGCCGGCGGCGCCAAGCGGAGGAGACGCACCCGCAATATCACCTCAAGCTGCTGCTCGAGCGGATGGGCGTGCGGCGGGGCGAGTTCCGCACCTGGCAGGCGACGAGCGAAGTCGACGCGCCGCCCGCGCGCAGCCGCGCGATCGCAACCGCGCTGGCGCCGGCGGAGCTGACGCACCGCTGGATCGCCTTGAAGCCGGGGGAGCGCAACCTGGGCGGGGTCAGCGCGCTGGAAGTGGCGACGCCGGCCGAGGAGGCGCAGGCGATCGCGCTCAGGCTGCGCGAGGCGCTGGAGATGCCCGGACGGACGGCGGCGCTGGTGACGCCCGACCGCGCATTGGCGCGGCGGGTGGCGGCGCATTGCGCGCGGTGGAACATCGCGGTCGACGATTCCGCCGGTCAGCCCCTGTCGCAGACGCCGCCGGGAACGCTGCTGCTCGCGATCGCCGAGGCGGGGGCGCAGCGTTTCGCCCCGGTGCCGCTGCTGGCGCTGCTCAAGCATCCGCTGGTCAGGAGCGAAGAGCGCGCGGCCTGGCTGGAAGGGGCGCGGGCGGTCGATCGAGCGCTGCGCGGACCGCGGCCGGCGGCGGGGCTGGATGGGCTCGACCGGCATCTCGGCGAGGCGGGCGGGCTGGCGGCGAGCTGGTGGGCCGAGGTGCGGCCGTTGCTCGACGGGATCGAGACGGCATTCGGCGGCGGGGTGCAGCCGCTGCCGGGGCTGCTCGGGTGCCTGCGCGAGGCGGCGACGGCGCTGGCCGGCGATGCCGCTTGGGCACGCGCCGAGGGCCGGGCGGCGGCGGAGCTGCTCGCGGAGCTGGAGGAGCGTGCGGCGCTCGGACCGCCGCTGGTCGAGCCGGCGACGCTCGCCGCATTGCTGCGCACGCTGATGGACGAGGTGGCGGTACGGCCGCCGCAGGGCGGGCATCCGCGGCTGGCGATCTATGGCCTACTCGAGGCGCGGTTGCAGGCGGCGGACGTGATGATCCTGGGCGGCCTCAACGAAGGGGTGTGGCCGGGGCGGCCGGCGCCCGATCCGTGGCTGGCGCCGCGCATCCGCTCGGAGCTGGGGCTGCCGGGGCTGGAAGCGCGGATCGGCCTCACCGCGCACGACTTCGCGATGGGGCTGGGCGCGCCGGAGGTGTTGCTGACACGCGCGCGGCGCGATGCCAAGTCGCCGACGATCGCCTCGCGCTTCTGGCTGCGGCTCCAGGCGCTGGCGGGCGAGGGATGGGTGGCAGCGGACGCGCTGGCCCGCTGGGCGCGTTCGCTCGACGATCCGGGCATGTTCGCGCCGAGCCCGCGTCCGGAACCGGCGCCGCCGGCGGCGATCCGGCCGAAGCGGATCTCGGTGACCGAGGTCGACCGGCTGAAGGCCGATCCCTTCGCCTTCTACGCACGGCGGATGCTGCGGCTGATGCCGCTGGAGCCGGTCGATGCCGACGCCACCGCCGCCTGGCGCGGGACCGAGGTCCATGCGGTGCTGCGCGTCTGGGCCGAGGAGGACGATTGCGCGCCCGAGAAGCTGCGTCCGCGGGCCGAAGCGATGCTGGCGGGGGCGCATCCGCTGATGCGGGCGCTGTGGGCGCCGCGGCTCTACGAGGCGGTGGACTGGATCGCGAGCCGGATCGCGGCGATGGCCGAGGAGGGGCGGCAAGTGATCGCGGTCGAGCGCCAGGGGGCGATCGATATCGCCGGAGTCGAGCTGCGCGGCACCTTCGACCGGCTCGACCGGATGGCGGACGGGACGCTCGGCATCGTCGACTACAAGACCGGCAAGGCGCCCTCCGTCGCGGCGGTGAAGGCGGGGTTCAGCCTGCAGCTGGGGCTGCTCGGGCTGATCGCGGAAGAGCGCGGGTTCGAGGGGATCGCAGGGCGCGCCGGCTGTTTCGAATATTGGTCGCTGGCGAAGGATCGGGGGGCATTCGGCAAGATCAGCTCGCCGGTCGATCCGACGGGCGCGCGGGACAAGATCCGGACCGACGAGTTCGTCGAGATCGCGCGCGGGCATTTCGTCGAGGCGGCGGGGCGGTGGCTGACCGGGGAGGAGCCGTTCACGGCGAAGCTGCGGCCGGAGTTCGCACCTTTCGCCGACTACGACCAGCTCATGCGGCGGGACG
- a CDS encoding nucleotidyltransferase family protein, which yields MSKGRTLALRPDPGGHVPETAMVMAAGLGKRMRPLTATRPKPLVEVAGKPLIDHVFDRLRSAGVRRAVVNVHYLADALEAHLRARVKDIDVVISDERGQLLETGGGLVKARPLLGDEPILVINADSLWIDGPTDAIRALAAAWDGERMDALLLMVPYARAHGYRAQGDFHLDALGRITGRRKRGRVAPFVYVGVQMIHPRIIADAPEGPFSTNLFWQRAIEAGRAWGLVHQGLWFEIGEPAAIGEAEAILAHG from the coding sequence ATGAGCAAGGGGCGCACGCTGGCGCTGAGACCCGATCCGGGCGGCCATGTGCCGGAAACGGCGATGGTGATGGCGGCGGGGCTCGGCAAGCGGATGCGGCCGCTCACCGCGACGCGGCCCAAGCCGCTAGTCGAAGTGGCGGGCAAGCCCTTGATCGACCATGTCTTCGACCGACTGCGCTCGGCCGGGGTCAGGCGCGCGGTGGTCAATGTCCATTACCTCGCCGATGCGCTGGAGGCGCACCTCAGGGCGCGGGTGAAGGACATCGACGTCGTCATCTCCGACGAGCGCGGGCAATTGCTGGAGACGGGCGGCGGGCTGGTGAAGGCGCGGCCGCTGCTGGGGGACGAGCCGATCCTGGTGATCAACGCCGACAGCCTCTGGATCGACGGGCCGACCGATGCGATCCGCGCGCTCGCTGCCGCGTGGGACGGCGAGCGGATGGACGCGCTGCTGCTGATGGTGCCCTATGCGCGTGCCCACGGCTATCGCGCGCAGGGGGATTTCCACCTCGACGCGCTGGGCCGCATCACCGGGCGGCGCAAGCGCGGGCGGGTGGCGCCGTTCGTCTATGTCGGCGTGCAGATGATCCATCCGCGCATCATCGCCGATGCGCCCGAAGGACCGTTCTCGACCAATCTCTTCTGGCAGCGGGCGATCGAGGCGGGCCGCGCCTGGGGGCTGGTCCACCAGGGCCTGTGGTTCGAGATCGGCGAGCCGGCCGCGATCGGCGAGGCGGAGGCGATCCTGGCCCATGGCTGA
- a CDS encoding aminoglycoside phosphotransferase family protein, translated as MNPPAAAPDFLANAGWGDAELLPLAGDASFRRYFRAVAPGRSAVLMDAPPPHEDPRPFITIAEWLSERGFAAPEIYARDLDQGLVLLEDFGDARMRETADAAPESELRLYEQAVDLLIALAGHGAAELPSYDEQVLHRETGLLPEWYCPAVGIEPDVEGYRAAWNEVFHLALSGPTVTVLRDYHAENIMLIEHGPRKGFMGLLDFQDALAGHPAYDLVSLLQDARRDVHPALEKALLDRYLRTTGAEQDFVDAYHVLGAQRNAKIVGIFTRLWQRDGKPRYPGLCPRVWGYLNRDLEQPVLAPVRAWFDANIPAEMRGDPMVVGGHL; from the coding sequence ATGAACCCGCCCGCCGCGGCCCCGGATTTCCTCGCGAATGCGGGATGGGGCGACGCCGAACTGTTGCCGCTCGCCGGGGATGCCTCGTTCCGCCGCTATTTCCGTGCGGTAGCCCCCGGGCGCAGCGCCGTGCTGATGGACGCGCCGCCGCCGCACGAGGATCCGCGGCCGTTCATCACCATCGCCGAATGGCTGAGCGAGCGCGGCTTCGCGGCACCGGAGATCTATGCGCGCGACCTCGATCAGGGGCTGGTGCTGCTCGAGGACTTCGGCGACGCGCGGATGCGCGAGACCGCCGATGCCGCGCCGGAGAGCGAGCTCCGGCTCTATGAGCAGGCGGTGGACCTGCTGATCGCATTGGCGGGACATGGCGCGGCGGAGCTGCCGTCATATGACGAGCAGGTCCTGCACCGCGAGACCGGGCTGCTGCCCGAATGGTATTGTCCGGCGGTGGGGATCGAGCCGGACGTGGAGGGTTATCGCGCGGCGTGGAACGAGGTGTTCCACCTGGCGCTCAGCGGTCCGACGGTGACGGTGCTGCGCGACTATCACGCCGAGAACATCATGCTGATCGAGCATGGACCGCGCAAAGGTTTCATGGGGCTGCTCGATTTCCAGGACGCGCTGGCGGGGCATCCCGCCTATGATCTCGTCTCGCTGCTGCAGGATGCGCGGCGCGACGTGCATCCGGCGCTGGAGAAGGCGCTGCTCGACCGCTACCTGCGCACCACCGGGGCGGAACAGGACTTCGTCGACGCCTATCACGTACTCGGCGCGCAGCGGAACGCGAAGATCGTCGGTATCTTCACCCGTCTGTGGCAGCGCGACGGCAAGCCGCGTTATCCCGGCCTGTGCCCGCGCGTGTGGGGGTATCTCAACCGTGACCTCGAACAGCCGGTGCTGGCACCGGTCCGGGCGTGGTTCGACGCGAACATTCCCGCCGAGATGCGGGGCGATCCGATGGTGGTGGGCGGGCATCTATGA
- the tsaE gene encoding tRNA (adenosine(37)-N6)-threonylcarbamoyltransferase complex ATPase subunit type 1 TsaE, translated as MILSSPEASEALGRALASVARPGDVIALSGPLGAGKTSIARGLLTALGLEGEAPSPSFAIVQPYDPPEVAFPVLHVDLYRIEDPDEADELGLDDARADSLLIVEWPERLDAGAWSDALWLTLSVAADGTRVLTAEVPAAWKERWPPPT; from the coding sequence TTGATCCTCTCCTCTCCGGAAGCGAGCGAAGCGCTCGGGCGCGCCCTTGCGAGTGTCGCCCGCCCCGGCGACGTGATCGCGCTGTCCGGCCCCCTCGGCGCCGGTAAGACCAGCATCGCGCGCGGGTTGCTTACGGCGCTCGGCCTGGAAGGCGAGGCGCCATCGCCGAGCTTCGCGATCGTGCAGCCCTACGACCCGCCGGAGGTCGCTTTTCCGGTCCTGCATGTCGATCTCTATCGCATCGAGGACCCGGACGAAGCCGATGAACTGGGGCTCGACGATGCCCGCGCGGATTCGCTGCTGATCGTCGAATGGCCGGAGCGGCTGGACGCCGGCGCATGGAGCGACGCCTTATGGCTGACGCTCTCCGTCGCAGCGGACGGCACGCGCGTCTTGACAGCTGAGGTGCCTGCGGCATGGAAGGAGCGATGGCCGCCGCCGACATGA
- a CDS encoding sensor histidine kinase, with protein MITISTTAAMIAGAVLAVLVVGAAAMLYVGLAGRRSGVRLKDVARRDAALLASGPAQAALVRSDGRIELPQRVADWLGLATEPRYLTDLSAPDTGLDPADAEILAGEVTAAAKAGRPFRLSVATRGSARKLIVSGARAPEAALAPGGVVLWFFDATESEEEIARLAQESERLHAAFDALAGLIEAAPMPMWYRDRNLALTMVNTAYVRAVEGEDARDVIDRGLELVEGGAIGGPLANAAIARDTREPQVAAVPATIGGARRMLRIHDVPLPSGGVAGFAVDIEELEQARGGIKRFADAQRAMLDRLSAGVAQFGPDRGLSFCNQPFRRIFAMREEWVKDRPEFDRVLERMREAGRLPEVRDFPGWKAERRDWFLSANQEAIEEPWHLPGGTHLRVVAQPLPDGGLLVIFEDRTEQVQLASARDTLLRVRTATFDNLFEALGVFASDGRLQIWNQKFRLLWGFEEALLNKHPRVDDLAKRASEKLENPARASLIGELVRSATAERQQRGGRVSFADGRHFEFAAVPLPDGNALLTMLDITDSRRIERALTDRNEALEEADRVKTQFVANMSYELRTPLTSIKGFAELLHGGYAGELSENGTGYVQAILESVERLSALVDDVLDLTQDSRAGERVTVDLELTANAAAETVAASARAKRIGLALDVLGSAGSVTGDPERLRQTIEHLLRHAISCTHEGGRVLLHLDGDEVKARIVVSDDGPGMDKTAVARAFDRFARPGITQSGERALGLGLPLAKQFVEAHGGTISLISEQGEGTLVTVELPR; from the coding sequence ATGATCACCATTTCGACCACTGCCGCGATGATCGCCGGTGCAGTGCTGGCGGTGCTCGTCGTCGGGGCCGCAGCAATGCTCTATGTTGGCCTCGCAGGGCGGCGCAGCGGCGTACGCCTGAAGGACGTTGCCCGGCGCGATGCCGCGTTGCTGGCGAGCGGGCCCGCGCAGGCGGCGCTGGTGCGCTCGGATGGACGGATCGAGCTGCCGCAACGGGTCGCCGACTGGCTGGGGCTGGCGACGGAGCCCAGATACCTCACCGATCTCTCGGCGCCCGATACCGGACTCGATCCCGCGGATGCCGAGATACTAGCCGGTGAAGTGACCGCCGCCGCCAAGGCGGGACGGCCGTTCCGCCTTTCCGTTGCGACGCGCGGATCGGCGCGCAAGCTCATCGTCAGCGGTGCGCGCGCACCTGAGGCGGCGCTGGCGCCGGGCGGCGTGGTGCTGTGGTTCTTCGACGCGACCGAGAGCGAGGAGGAGATCGCCCGGCTCGCGCAGGAGAGCGAGCGGCTGCACGCCGCCTTCGACGCGCTGGCCGGTCTGATCGAGGCGGCGCCGATGCCGATGTGGTACCGCGACCGCAACCTGGCGCTCACCATGGTCAACACCGCCTATGTCCGCGCCGTCGAGGGCGAGGACGCGCGCGACGTGATCGACCGCGGGCTCGAGCTGGTCGAGGGCGGCGCGATCGGGGGACCGCTCGCCAATGCCGCTATCGCGCGTGACACCAGGGAGCCGCAGGTGGCGGCGGTGCCGGCGACGATCGGGGGCGCGCGGCGGATGCTGCGCATCCATGACGTGCCGCTGCCTTCGGGCGGCGTGGCGGGCTTCGCGGTCGACATCGAGGAACTTGAGCAGGCGCGGGGCGGGATCAAGCGCTTCGCCGATGCGCAGCGGGCGATGCTCGACCGGCTCTCCGCCGGCGTCGCGCAGTTCGGGCCGGACCGGGGGCTCAGCTTCTGCAATCAGCCGTTTCGCCGCATCTTCGCGATGCGCGAGGAATGGGTGAAGGACCGGCCGGAGTTCGATCGCGTGCTCGAGCGGATGCGCGAGGCGGGGCGGCTGCCCGAGGTGCGCGACTTCCCCGGCTGGAAGGCCGAGCGGCGCGACTGGTTCCTGAGCGCCAACCAGGAGGCGATCGAGGAGCCGTGGCACCTGCCCGGCGGCACGCATCTGCGCGTGGTGGCGCAGCCGCTGCCCGATGGCGGGCTGCTGGTGATCTTCGAGGACCGCACCGAACAGGTCCAGCTCGCCAGCGCGCGCGACACGCTGCTGCGCGTCCGGACCGCGACGTTCGACAATCTGTTCGAGGCGCTGGGGGTGTTCGCCTCGGACGGTCGGCTGCAGATCTGGAACCAGAAGTTCCGCCTGCTGTGGGGCTTCGAGGAGGCATTGCTCAATAAGCATCCTCGCGTCGACGATCTGGCGAAGCGGGCGAGCGAGAAGCTGGAGAATCCGGCCCGCGCGTCGCTGATCGGCGAGCTGGTGCGCTCCGCCACCGCCGAGCGGCAGCAGCGCGGCGGACGGGTGAGCTTCGCCGACGGGCGGCATTTCGAGTTCGCGGCGGTGCCGCTGCCGGACGGCAACGCGCTGCTGACGATGCTCGACATCACCGACAGCCGGCGGATCGAACGGGCGCTCACCGACCGCAACGAAGCGCTGGAGGAGGCCGATCGGGTCAAGACCCAGTTCGTCGCCAACATGAGCTACGAGCTCCGCACGCCGCTCACCTCGATCAAGGGGTTCGCCGAATTGCTCCACGGCGGCTATGCGGGGGAGCTCAGCGAGAACGGCACCGGTTACGTCCAGGCGATCCTCGAATCGGTCGAGCGGCTGTCCGCGCTGGTCGACGACGTGCTCGACCTGACGCAGGACTCGAGGGCAGGCGAACGGGTGACGGTCGACCTGGAGCTGACCGCCAATGCCGCGGCCGAGACCGTGGCGGCGTCGGCGCGGGCGAAGCGGATCGGGCTTGCGCTGGACGTGCTGGGATCGGCGGGCAGCGTCACCGGCGATCCCGAGCGGTTGCGACAGACGATCGAGCATCTGCTGCGCCATGCCATCTCGTGCACGCATGAAGGCGGACGGGTGCTGCTGCATCTCGACGGCGACGAGGTCAAGGCGCGGATCGTGGTGTCCGACGACGGACCGGGCATGGACAAGACGGCGGTGGCGCGGGCGTTCGATCGCTTCGCCCGGCCGGGGATCACGCAGAGCGGCGAGCGGGCGCTGGGGCTGGGGCTGCCGCTCGCTAAGCAGTTCGTCGAGGCGCACGGCGGGACGATCTCGCTGATCAGCGAGCAGGGGGAGGGGACGCTGGTCACCGTGGAGCTGCCGCGGTGA
- a CDS encoding TonB-dependent receptor domain-containing protein, with protein sequence MSKTLRARGALAATASLLAVIAAVPAFGQDTPQEQTTGSDQSAAPDTQESANEQEIIVTGSRIARPEFDTVQPTLVVGAAQIEARGYTNVGQVLNELPAFGPPGNSNAGAQSSFGPAQTFVDFFGLGTQRTLVLVNGRRFVSSNTASIFGPVDAGTQVDLNNIPTTLIDRVETVAVGGAPIYGSDAIAGTVNVILKKDYQGLDVQGQYGISDRGDAREFRVSVLGGKNFADGRGNIVVSGEYNKSSGLVANDRSVTSQGYFFGTPPASANSPFQRVLYPAQRYSAFTIGGVPFSDDDYLASRSGIRDASGQLLQFGADGRLAPLDLGTVMRQGYISSGGNGYNLPAQTNLLTSSERYMGTVQGHFDITDHVRVFGEAWYTHSKGVNLIDQPNYNTALFDDAGTPDGNLIVSLDNPYLNPADRAIIAANLPAGQDSFYIGRALSDLTTGRSQATVETYRFVGGLSGDFSVGGRSFNWETSVTYGHSKTTGRNYELDNQNFFNALDAVTDASGNIVCRPGYTSSTAPTISSTCAPLNIFGVGQASQAAADYIFAIARPVSVNEQLVFNANLTGSIFTLFGNDVKISAGYEHRREETDFDPGAFYYGEDNGDGTRTQYGRSIPIDPIKGSYHTNEVFGELVIPFVTEDNGLSWLKTLEFDGAARYVDNSLSGGDLTWTAGGRLGFIRGVTFRGNFTRSIRSPAITEVFNPTSRAFDLGSDPCDTRYVNSGPNPAVRQANCQAAGINTADFTSNYSDFTVPVTVSGNPNLDNEKANSWTAGVILQPRFVPGFSLSADWIDIKLKGAITSLGGDDILNACYDSPGYPNSFCGLVDRDSAGQITMIREGYYNAASYETAGLSVVAAYRLPLNRVGINNGGVAGLSINYFYRDKLEQQVGAGDIDHRAGEIGYPRHAGTANLTYDSDSFNLLFQAQYVGKGRFDIDEAANARDIMGVGDWWLFNATVGAKVNERFGLKFIVDNLFDTKPPFPAAATSANALKTYSSGIIGRYFRVAANVKF encoded by the coding sequence ATGTCCAAGACCCTTCGCGCCCGCGGGGCGCTCGCCGCGACCGCATCGCTGCTCGCCGTCATCGCCGCCGTTCCGGCCTTCGGGCAGGATACGCCGCAGGAGCAGACGACCGGTTCAGACCAGAGCGCCGCTCCGGACACGCAGGAGAGCGCGAACGAGCAGGAGATCATCGTCACCGGCTCGCGCATCGCGCGGCCCGAGTTCGATACCGTCCAGCCGACGCTGGTCGTGGGCGCCGCGCAGATCGAAGCCCGCGGTTACACCAACGTCGGTCAGGTGCTGAACGAGCTGCCCGCCTTCGGCCCGCCGGGTAACAGCAATGCCGGCGCTCAGTCGTCGTTCGGGCCTGCGCAGACCTTCGTCGACTTCTTCGGCCTCGGTACCCAGCGTACGCTGGTGCTCGTCAACGGCCGCCGCTTCGTTTCGTCGAACACGGCCAGCATCTTCGGTCCGGTGGACGCGGGAACGCAGGTCGACCTCAACAACATCCCGACGACGCTGATCGATCGTGTCGAGACCGTCGCCGTCGGCGGCGCGCCGATCTATGGCTCCGACGCGATCGCCGGCACCGTGAACGTCATCCTCAAGAAGGATTATCAGGGTCTCGACGTCCAGGGGCAGTACGGCATCTCCGACCGGGGCGACGCGCGGGAGTTCCGGGTCAGCGTCCTCGGCGGCAAGAACTTCGCGGACGGCCGGGGCAACATCGTCGTTTCGGGCGAATACAACAAGTCGAGCGGCTTGGTCGCCAACGACCGATCGGTCACCTCTCAGGGGTATTTCTTCGGCACTCCGCCGGCTTCGGCGAACTCGCCGTTCCAGCGGGTCCTCTATCCGGCGCAGCGCTACAGCGCGTTCACGATCGGTGGCGTTCCGTTCAGCGACGATGACTATCTTGCGTCGCGCTCGGGCATCCGGGATGCCTCCGGCCAGCTGCTGCAGTTCGGCGCGGACGGGCGGCTGGCGCCGCTCGACCTCGGCACCGTCATGCGCCAGGGCTACATCAGCAGCGGCGGCAACGGCTACAACCTGCCGGCCCAGACGAATCTGCTGACGTCCTCGGAACGCTACATGGGAACGGTCCAGGGGCATTTCGACATCACCGATCACGTCCGCGTGTTCGGCGAGGCTTGGTATACGCACAGCAAGGGCGTCAATCTGATCGACCAGCCGAACTACAATACCGCGCTGTTCGACGATGCCGGCACGCCCGACGGCAACCTGATCGTCTCGCTCGACAATCCCTATCTGAACCCGGCCGACCGCGCGATCATCGCGGCGAACCTGCCCGCCGGCCAGGACAGCTTCTACATCGGCCGTGCGCTGAGCGACCTCACCACGGGCCGCTCGCAGGCGACGGTGGAGACCTATCGCTTCGTCGGCGGGCTTTCCGGTGACTTCTCGGTGGGAGGCCGCAGCTTCAACTGGGAGACCTCGGTCACTTATGGCCATTCGAAGACGACGGGCCGCAACTACGAGCTGGACAACCAGAACTTCTTCAACGCGCTCGACGCGGTGACCGACGCCAGCGGCAACATCGTCTGCCGCCCGGGCTACACCAGCTCGACCGCGCCGACGATCAGCAGCACCTGCGCGCCGCTGAACATCTTCGGCGTCGGGCAGGCCAGCCAGGCGGCCGCGGACTATATCTTCGCGATAGCGCGGCCGGTGTCGGTCAACGAGCAGCTGGTGTTCAACGCGAACCTGACGGGTTCGATCTTCACGCTGTTCGGCAACGATGTGAAAATCTCCGCCGGCTATGAGCACCGGCGCGAGGAAACGGACTTCGATCCGGGCGCCTTCTATTATGGCGAGGACAATGGCGACGGGACGCGCACGCAATATGGCCGCAGCATCCCGATCGACCCGATCAAGGGCTCGTATCACACCAACGAGGTGTTCGGTGAGCTGGTGATTCCGTTCGTCACCGAGGACAACGGCTTGAGCTGGCTCAAGACGCTCGAGTTCGACGGTGCCGCGCGTTATGTCGACAACTCGCTGTCGGGCGGGGACCTCACCTGGACGGCGGGCGGCCGTCTCGGCTTCATCCGCGGCGTCACCTTCCGCGGCAACTTCACGCGGTCGATCCGCTCGCCGGCGATCACCGAGGTGTTCAATCCGACGTCACGCGCTTTTGACCTGGGCAGCGACCCCTGCGATACGCGTTACGTCAACAGCGGTCCGAATCCGGCGGTGCGCCAGGCGAACTGCCAGGCAGCGGGAATCAACACCGCGGACTTCACGTCGAACTACAGCGACTTCACCGTTCCGGTCACGGTGTCGGGCAATCCGAACCTCGACAACGAGAAGGCGAACAGCTGGACCGCCGGCGTGATCCTGCAGCCGCGCTTCGTCCCCGGCTTCTCGCTGTCGGCCGACTGGATCGACATCAAGCTGAAGGGGGCGATCACCTCGCTTGGCGGCGACGACATTCTCAACGCCTGCTATGATTCGCCGGGTTATCCGAACAGCTTCTGCGGCCTCGTCGACCGCGATTCCGCCGGGCAGATCACGATGATACGCGAGGGCTATTACAACGCCGCGTCCTACGAGACCGCGGGCCTCAGCGTCGTCGCGGCATACCGGCTTCCGCTCAACCGCGTCGGAATCAACAACGGAGGCGTCGCCGGCCTGTCGATCAACTATTTCTATCGCGACAAGCTGGAGCAGCAGGTCGGAGCCGGTGACATCGACCACCGCGCCGGCGAGATCGGCTATCCCCGCCATGCGGGTACGGCGAACCTCACCTATGACAGCGACAGCTTCAACCTGCTGTTCCAGGCGCAATATGTCGGCAAGGGCCGCTTCGACATCGACGAGGCCGCGAATGCGCGCGACATCATGGGCGTCGGCGATTGGTGGCTGTTCAACGCCACGGTGGGAGCGAAGGTGAACGAGCGCTTCGGGCTGAAGTTCATCGTCGACAATCTGTTCGACACCAAGCCGCCGTTCCCGGCGGCCGCGACCAGCGCGAACGCCCTTAAGACCTATTCCTCGGGCATCATCGGCCGCTATTTCAGGGTGGCTGCGAACGTGAAGTTCTGA